Below is a window of Halarcobacter anaerophilus DNA.
GTAAAAAAGTAGGTATTTTAGATGCCGATATTTACGGTCCTAATATTCCAAGAATGATGGGATTAATAGGAAAAGAGGTTGAAGTTGTAGGAAATAAGGCAAAACCTTTCAATGCTTACGGGGTAGATGTAATGTCAATGGGATCTTTAATGGATGAAGGTCATGCCTTAATCTGGAGAGGTGCTATGATTATGAAAGCTGTACAACAACTTCTAAGAGATATTCTTTGGGAAGAGTTGGATATTTTATTTATTGATATGCCTCCAGGAACAGGGGATGCTCAATTAACTCTAGCTCAAAGTGTTCCCGTAACATGCGGTGTAAATGTAACAACTCCTCAACATGTAGCTCTTGATGATTCAAGAAGATCTCTTGATATGTTTAGCAAGCTTCATATACCTATTGCAGGAATTATAGAAAATATGAGTGGTTTTATTTGTCCAAACTGTAAAACAGAATCAGATATTTTTGGAATGGGTACATGTGAGCCTTTAGCTGAGCAATATAATACTCAGGTTTTAGGTAACCTTCCTATTGAACCTGCAATTAGAGAGGGGGGAGATGAAGGTAAACCAATCGTTTACTGTAATCCTGAAACAGAATCGGCGAAAAGATATATGAGCACAACTGCAAAACTTATTGAATTTATTGATAAAGTTAGCGATACTGCTTCAAATGCCGAAATCCAACCTACAACACCTCCTGGTGTTTCAGCTTGTTCAAGTTCACAAAACAGTTCACATTCAGGTGACAGCTGCGGATGCAGCAACTAAATAAAAAGAGAAATTTCTCTTTTTATTTAACTTTTCTTTCAACTCTTTATTTATCTTTTTTCAACTTTTCAAAACAAAAAAACACTTAAAAAAACTCTTTTTAATAAATATGATAATAATTATCATTCAATCTTTATTAAGTTTAAGATGAGTATAATTTTGATATTCATTATTAAGGGAAATGTTATGGTTCTTAAAAAAGAGAAGAATAGTTTTGAATCTTCAATGTTTTATAAAATAAATATGAAGATTAATAAAAACTTGCCGAAAGTATATGCAATAACGCTGCTGATTTCTATGCTTACACTTTTAACGGGAATAAAATAATGTCTAGCTTGGAGAATAAAAAGTTTGATATTTTTATGAAAAATTTCAGAACACAAATCAGTAAACTTGGATTTAAAAATACGATTCAAAAAGATTATATTCTAAAAATTCTGTTTTTTAG
It encodes the following:
- a CDS encoding Mrp/NBP35 family ATP-binding protein, whose translation is MANVADIKEELNKVLYPGFQKSIIEFGFVKDIQEDNGTCTITLDITSSAAEVEEQLKKDISAVLKNIGINSVKLNISKPEAPKQQSNSVSGQNIAPQIKNFVMVSSGKGGVGKSTTTVNLAVAAAMQGKKVGILDADIYGPNIPRMMGLIGKEVEVVGNKAKPFNAYGVDVMSMGSLMDEGHALIWRGAMIMKAVQQLLRDILWEELDILFIDMPPGTGDAQLTLAQSVPVTCGVNVTTPQHVALDDSRRSLDMFSKLHIPIAGIIENMSGFICPNCKTESDIFGMGTCEPLAEQYNTQVLGNLPIEPAIREGGDEGKPIVYCNPETESAKRYMSTTAKLIEFIDKVSDTASNAEIQPTTPPGVSACSSSQNSSHSGDSCGCSN